A region from the Hydra vulgaris chromosome 10, alternate assembly HydraT2T_AEP genome encodes:
- the LOC136085993 gene encoding uncharacterized protein LOC136085993, with amino-acid sequence MLCISVQVGLSQLQLQYQLQLQRSLYDCLCIDYKLPSIRTLTRLTSKISSTEDLSFINSIFMNLNPLKRISILLIDEVYVKASLLYQRGALFGQAVNYPEKLAKTILSFMINCLFGGPEFICRAQPVANLSSEFQFAQCQQIVYTINNIENSKTLVIITDGNQVNQRFFGMFKTVDSKPWLTTSGIYLLYDYVHLLESIRNNWLTKKTGELQFLNNKELALAKWSDLETIYKTECNSLFKLSKLTAKSVYPKPIERQSVKFCLSVFCKKTVAVLRTHPEIENKAFEGTAVFIEKIIFFRMLLMSKHLVLAFGLEMNYAKKSTQLVINSYNCYEILLNCQIL; translated from the coding sequence ATGCTGTGTATCTCTGTGCAAGTCGGACTATCTCAACTTCAACTACAATATCAATTACAACTACAACGAAGTTTATATGATTGTTTGTGTATTGACTACAAGTTGCCAAGTATAAGGACTTTAACACGATTGACTTCAAAAATAAGCTCAACGGAGGACctaagttttataaatagtatttttatgaatttaaatccattaaaaagaatttccaTACTACTAATTGATGAGGTCTATGTCAAAGCTTCATTGCTTTACCAAAGAGGTGCTTTGTTTGGTCAAGCAGTAAACTACCCTGAAAAGTtagctaaaacaattttatcatttatgatTAACTGTCTTTTTGGAGGTCCAGAATTTATATGTAGAGCTCAACCTGTTGCAAATCTTTCCTCTGAATTTCAGTTTGCTCAATGTCAACAAATTGtctatacaataaataatatcgAAAATAGTAAGACACTGGTAATAATTACTGATGGTAACCAAGTAAATCAAAGATTTTTTGGAATGTTTAAAACAGTTGATAGTAAACCATGGTTAACAACATcaggtatatatttattgtatgaTTATGTGCATCTACTAGAATCTATACGAAACAATTGGTTGACAAAAAAGACTGGGGAACTTcaatttttgaacaataaagAACTGGCTTTGGCTAAGTGGAGTGATTtagaaactatatataaaactgaGTGTAATAGTCTTTTTAAACTCTCAAAACTTACAGCTAAATCAGTTTATCCAAAACCAATAGAGAGACAATCTGTAAagttttgtttgtctgttttttgcaaaaaaacagtAGCTGTATTAAGAACGCATCCAGAGATTGAAAATAAAGCATTTGAAGGTACTGctgtatttattgaaaaaataattttttttcgaatGTTGTTAATGTCAAAGCACCTGGTGCTGGCATTCGGTTTAGAAATGAATTATGCAAAGAAATCCACTCAGTTGGTGATCAACAGTTACAACTGCTACGAGATATTGCTGAACTGTCAAATTTTATGA